A single Pseudomonas brassicacearum DNA region contains:
- the rbbA gene encoding ribosome-associated ATPase/putative transporter RbbA, with amino-acid sequence MTIALGEALHASGIEHRYGQQVALSDITFSLPVGTRCGLIGPDGAGKSSLLGLIAGVKKLQHGQLDVLGASIDDRRHRNTLYRRIAFMPQGLGGNLYPDLSIRENIRFFGTLFGLSRADCEQRMGTLLLATDLQRFADRPAGKLSGGMKQKLGLCCALIHEPDLLILDEPTTGVDPLSRRRFWELIEDVRRQRPQLTLLVATAYMEEAEQFEHCLMLDNGRLIAKGLSTELAKVTPDGKLDSAFTHFQGDSGRNAEPLVIPPRSANTTDIAIQAHDLTLRFGDFTAVDNVSFAIGRGEIFGFLGSNGCGKTTTMKVLTGLIPASEGSARLLGNPVNAKDLATRKRVGFMSQSFSLYGELSVRQNLELHAKLFDLPTTQSRQRIDELIQRFNLQALADQPSGALPLGLRQRLSLAVAVLHRPEVLILDEPTSGVDPAARDDFWRLLIELSREQGVTIFLSTHFMNEAQRCDRISLMHAGKVLACDTPAALQAQFNGQTLEAAFVTCLEKAQGQTQQDAAPVTLDSADAPRDRRGLSLGRLWAVASREGKELLRDKVRMAFALLGALFMMVVFGFGISLDVEKLAFAVYDQDQSPQSRAYLEAFRSSRYFEEQPIILDAKELHRRLQRSEIKLALEIPPGFGRDLYAGRQPTVGAWLDGGIPFRAETSRNYVQAVHQANLEQLAEFSSRAPTRQPGATLETRFRYNQDVVSVNAIGPGVMALILAFIPAMLTALGIVREKELGSITNFYATPLTRLEFLLGKQVPYLVVSLINLALLTAMNRWLFGVPFKGSGLTLAVGGLLYVLATTSMGLLISAFTRTQIAAILGTMIITSLPTIQFSGLIVPRSSLDGAASVMGQLFPAGYFLDIAVGTFTKALDLRQLWPQCLALGGFFLAFTGLSLIMLKKQEA; translated from the coding sequence ATGACCATCGCCCTCGGTGAGGCACTGCACGCTTCGGGCATCGAGCATCGCTACGGCCAGCAGGTGGCGTTGAGCGATATCACCTTCAGCCTGCCGGTCGGCACTCGCTGTGGCCTGATCGGCCCGGACGGCGCCGGCAAGTCGAGCCTGCTGGGGCTGATTGCCGGAGTGAAGAAACTCCAGCACGGCCAATTGGACGTGCTCGGTGCCTCGATCGACGACCGACGCCATCGCAACACCCTCTACCGACGCATTGCCTTCATGCCCCAGGGGCTGGGGGGTAACCTTTACCCGGACCTGTCGATACGCGAGAACATCCGGTTCTTCGGCACGTTGTTCGGGTTATCGCGGGCAGACTGCGAACAACGCATGGGCACCTTGTTGTTGGCCACTGATCTGCAGCGTTTTGCCGATCGCCCGGCGGGCAAACTGTCCGGCGGCATGAAACAGAAGCTCGGCCTGTGTTGCGCACTGATCCATGAACCGGACCTGCTGATTCTCGACGAACCCACCACCGGCGTGGACCCGCTGTCCCGGCGACGCTTCTGGGAACTGATAGAAGACGTGCGCCGACAACGCCCGCAACTGACCCTGCTGGTCGCCACCGCGTACATGGAAGAGGCTGAACAATTCGAGCATTGCCTGATGCTCGATAACGGTCGCTTGATCGCCAAGGGCTTGAGTACCGAGCTGGCGAAGGTCACCCCGGACGGCAAGCTCGATTCGGCCTTCACCCATTTCCAAGGCGACAGCGGTCGCAACGCCGAACCGCTGGTGATTCCCCCCAGGAGCGCCAACACCACCGACATTGCCATCCAAGCCCACGACCTCACCTTGCGCTTCGGTGATTTCACGGCCGTCGACAACGTCAGCTTCGCGATTGGTCGCGGCGAGATCTTTGGGTTCCTGGGTTCCAACGGTTGCGGCAAGACCACCACCATGAAGGTGCTGACCGGACTGATCCCCGCCAGCGAAGGCAGCGCCCGGCTGCTGGGCAACCCGGTCAACGCCAAGGACCTCGCCACCCGCAAGCGGGTGGGTTTCATGTCCCAGAGCTTTTCGCTGTACGGCGAACTGAGCGTGCGCCAAAACCTGGAACTGCACGCCAAACTCTTCGACCTGCCCACAACGCAGAGCCGCCAACGCATCGACGAACTGATCCAGCGCTTCAATCTCCAGGCTCTGGCGGACCAGCCTTCCGGCGCGCTGCCGTTGGGCCTGCGTCAGCGTTTGTCCCTGGCGGTGGCGGTGTTGCATCGCCCGGAAGTGTTGATCCTCGATGAACCGACTTCAGGTGTCGACCCGGCTGCACGGGATGATTTCTGGCGACTGCTGATCGAGTTGTCTCGCGAACAGGGCGTGACGATTTTCCTTTCCACGCACTTCATGAACGAGGCCCAGCGCTGCGATCGCATTTCGCTGATGCACGCTGGCAAGGTCCTGGCCTGTGATACACCGGCGGCCTTGCAGGCGCAGTTCAACGGCCAGACGCTGGAAGCCGCGTTCGTCACCTGCCTGGAAAAAGCCCAGGGCCAGACGCAACAAGACGCCGCCCCCGTGACCCTCGACAGTGCCGACGCCCCCCGTGACCGGCGCGGCCTGAGCCTCGGTCGCCTGTGGGCCGTCGCCAGCCGGGAGGGCAAGGAACTGTTGCGCGACAAAGTGCGGATGGCATTCGCCCTGCTGGGGGCCTTGTTCATGATGGTGGTCTTTGGCTTCGGTATTTCCCTGGATGTGGAGAAACTGGCCTTCGCCGTGTATGACCAGGATCAGAGCCCGCAAAGCCGTGCCTACCTGGAAGCGTTTCGCAGTTCGCGCTACTTCGAGGAGCAGCCGATCATTCTCGACGCGAAGGAGCTGCACCGCCGTTTGCAGCGCTCGGAGATCAAGCTGGCCCTGGAAATACCCCCCGGTTTCGGTCGTGACCTTTATGCCGGCCGCCAGCCGACAGTGGGTGCCTGGCTGGACGGCGGCATACCGTTCCGGGCCGAGACCAGTCGCAACTACGTCCAGGCCGTGCACCAGGCCAACCTTGAGCAACTGGCTGAATTCAGCAGCCGCGCGCCGACCCGGCAACCCGGTGCGACACTGGAGACGCGCTTTCGTTATAACCAGGACGTGGTCAGCGTCAACGCCATCGGCCCGGGGGTGATGGCGCTGATCCTGGCGTTCATTCCGGCCATGCTGACGGCGCTGGGCATCGTGCGGGAGAAGGAACTGGGCTCGATCACCAATTTCTACGCCACGCCGCTGACCCGCCTGGAGTTCCTGCTGGGCAAACAAGTGCCCTACCTTGTGGTCAGCCTGATCAACCTCGCCCTGCTGACAGCGATGAACCGCTGGCTGTTCGGCGTGCCGTTCAAGGGCAGCGGCCTGACGCTGGCGGTGGGCGGCCTGCTCTATGTACTGGCGACCACCAGCATGGGGCTGCTGATCTCGGCGTTCACCCGCACCCAGATCGCGGCGATCCTCGGCACCATGATCATCACCAGCCTGCCGACCATCCAGTTCTCGGGGCTGATCGTGCCGCGTTCATCCCTGGACGGTGCGGCCTCGGTGATGGGCCAGTTGTTTCCCGCCGGTTACTTCCTGGATATCGCCGTCGGCACCTTCACCAAGGCCCTGGATTTGCGCCAGCTATGGCCGCAATGCCTGGCGCTGGGCGGGTTTTTCCTGGCCTTCACCGGGCTCAGCCTGATCATGCTGAAAAAGCAGGAGGCCTGA
- a CDS encoding ABC transporter permease: protein MHTLSHIWRLGLKELTSLRYDSVLLLFLGYAFTVAIYMPAAGSVIGVHNASVAIVDEDQSHLSRQLAQVLQPPEFQNPVALPYAELDKVMDSGRYTFVINVPANFQADLLAGREPTLQLNVDATAMSQAFMGAGYIGRIFQQELTTYAGQAQTSEATPVRLTTRSLFNTNLEGGWFLAVIQIVNNITILAIILTGTALLREREHGTLDHLLVLPLTAVEIMLAKIWSNLLVVVLCTWASLEIIVKFALGVPLAGSMVLFLLVTALYLFASTSLGIFLATLARSTPQFGLLAIPVIIPMLLLSGGSTPLDSMPQWLQWVMQGSPSTHFVSLSAAILFRDAGPGVIWPDLLALAAIGLLFFVIALARFRKSLAS, encoded by the coding sequence ATGCACACGCTTTCACATATCTGGCGCCTGGGGCTCAAGGAGCTGACCAGCCTGCGCTACGACTCCGTCCTGCTGCTGTTTTTAGGCTACGCCTTCACGGTGGCGATCTACATGCCAGCCGCCGGTTCGGTAATCGGTGTCCACAACGCCAGTGTCGCAATAGTGGACGAAGACCAGAGCCACCTTTCGCGTCAATTGGCCCAGGTCCTGCAACCGCCGGAGTTCCAGAACCCGGTGGCCTTGCCCTATGCCGAACTGGACAAGGTCATGGACAGTGGCCGCTACACCTTTGTCATTAACGTGCCCGCCAACTTCCAAGCCGACCTGCTCGCAGGACGCGAACCGACACTGCAACTCAATGTCGATGCCACGGCCATGAGCCAGGCGTTCATGGGCGCCGGCTACATCGGGCGGATTTTCCAGCAGGAACTGACGACCTACGCCGGCCAGGCACAAACGAGCGAAGCAACGCCCGTGAGGCTGACCACGCGTTCGCTGTTCAATACCAACCTGGAAGGTGGCTGGTTCCTGGCGGTGATCCAGATCGTCAACAACATCACGATCCTGGCCATCATCCTGACGGGGACCGCGTTGCTGCGCGAGCGCGAACACGGCACCCTCGACCACTTGCTGGTGCTGCCGCTGACGGCAGTGGAAATCATGCTGGCGAAAATCTGGAGCAACCTGCTGGTAGTGGTGCTGTGCACCTGGGCGTCGCTGGAAATCATCGTCAAGTTCGCCCTGGGGGTTCCACTTGCCGGCTCCATGGTGCTCTTTCTGCTGGTGACTGCACTCTACCTGTTCGCCAGCACCTCACTGGGTATCTTCCTCGCCACCCTCGCCCGTTCGACTCCGCAATTCGGCTTGCTGGCGATCCCGGTCATCATTCCGATGCTACTGCTGTCGGGCGGCAGTACACCGCTGGACAGCATGCCGCAATGGTTGCAATGGGTGATGCAAGGCTCGCCCTCGACGCATTTCGTCAGCCTTAGCGCGGCGATCCTGTTCCGAGATGCCGGCCCTGGTGTGATCTGGCCGGACCTGCTGGCGCTGGCGGCCATCGGGCTATTGTTCTTTGTCATCGCCCTGGCCCGGTTTCGGAAAAGCCTGGCGTCTTGA
- a CDS encoding flagellar basal body-associated protein FliL encodes MKAWIMLMLALSLPVAAMAEEGKEAKEGEAPKVSYITLSPPFVGNYGLDGSAKLRVYKADVALRVTGDAAAAAVKANEPLIRNQLVALFAQQTTEAMNNLEAKEKLRQEALKQTQQVMSDETGKPMVDDLLFNNLIIQ; translated from the coding sequence GTGAAAGCGTGGATCATGTTGATGCTGGCCCTGTCGTTGCCTGTGGCAGCGATGGCCGAAGAGGGCAAGGAAGCGAAGGAAGGCGAGGCGCCGAAGGTCAGTTACATCACCCTCAGCCCACCCTTTGTTGGCAACTATGGGCTCGACGGTTCGGCGAAGCTGAGGGTCTACAAGGCCGATGTAGCCCTGCGCGTGACAGGAGATGCCGCTGCAGCAGCGGTCAAGGCCAATGAGCCGTTGATTCGCAACCAGTTGGTAGCGCTGTTTGCCCAGCAGACCACCGAGGCCATGAATAACCTGGAAGCCAAGGAAAAGCTGCGCCAGGAAGCGCTGAAGCAGACCCAACAGGTGATGAGCGACGAAACCGGCAAGCCGATGGTTGATGACCTGTTGTTCAACAACCTGATCATTCAGTAA
- a CDS encoding NADPH:quinone oxidoreductase family protein translates to MKAVLCKEFGPAESLVLEDVASPVAKKNEVLLDVHAAGVNFPDTLIIEGKYQFKPPFPFSPGGEAAGVVSAVGEKVNHLKVGDRVMALTGWGSFAEQVAVPGYNVLPIPASMDFNTAAAFSMTYGTSMHALKQRANLQPGETLLVLGASGGVGLAAVEIGKAMGARVIAAASSAEKLAVAKAAGADELINYTETNLKDEIKRLTDGQGADVIYDPVGGDLFDQAIRAIAWNGRLLVVGFASGRIPELPVNLALLKGAAVVGVFWGSFAQRQPQDNAANFQQLFGWFAEGKLKPLVSQVYPLSNAAQAINDLGQRKAVGKVVVQVR, encoded by the coding sequence ATGAAAGCCGTGCTGTGCAAAGAATTCGGCCCCGCCGAATCGCTGGTGCTGGAAGACGTCGCCAGCCCCGTCGCCAAGAAGAACGAAGTGCTGCTGGACGTGCATGCCGCCGGGGTGAACTTCCCTGACACGCTGATCATCGAGGGCAAATACCAATTCAAGCCACCCTTCCCGTTTTCCCCCGGCGGCGAAGCCGCTGGCGTGGTCAGCGCGGTGGGCGAGAAGGTCAATCATCTCAAGGTCGGTGACCGGGTCATGGCGTTGACCGGCTGGGGCAGCTTTGCCGAACAGGTGGCGGTACCTGGCTACAACGTGTTGCCGATCCCCGCATCCATGGACTTCAACACCGCCGCCGCCTTCAGCATGACGTATGGCACCTCGATGCACGCCCTCAAGCAACGGGCCAACCTGCAACCCGGCGAAACCCTGCTGGTGCTTGGCGCCTCGGGCGGCGTTGGCCTGGCGGCGGTGGAGATCGGCAAAGCCATGGGCGCCAGGGTGATCGCCGCTGCCAGCAGCGCAGAGAAACTCGCCGTGGCCAAGGCCGCCGGCGCCGACGAATTGATCAACTACACCGAAACCAACCTGAAGGATGAAATCAAGCGCCTCACCGACGGCCAGGGCGCCGACGTGATCTACGACCCGGTGGGTGGCGACCTGTTCGACCAGGCCATCCGCGCCATCGCCTGGAACGGCCGGTTGCTGGTGGTGGGCTTTGCCAGCGGACGCATCCCCGAACTGCCGGTGAACCTGGCCCTGCTCAAGGGCGCCGCCGTGGTGGGCGTGTTCTGGGGCTCCTTCGCCCAACGCCAGCCCCAGGACAACGCCGCCAACTTCCAGCAATTGTTCGGCTGGTTTGCCGAAGGCAAGCTCAAGCCACTGGTGTCACAGGTGTATCCGCTGAGCAATGCGGCACAAGCCATCAATGATCTTGGCCAACGCAAGGCGGTCGGAAAGGTGGTGGTGCAGGTTCGCTGA
- the glpT gene encoding glycerol-3-phosphate transporter encodes MFAFFRPAAHQAPLPEEKIDSTYRRLRWQIFAGIFIGYAGYYLLRKNFTLAFPDLIAQGYTKGQLGVAVSAIAIAYGLSKFLMGIVSDRSNPRYFLPFGLIVSAGVMFVFGFAPWATSSVTMMFILLFINGWAQGMGWPPSGRTMVHWWSQKERGGVVSVWNTAHNVGGGLIGPLAILGMGWFNDWHSKFYVPAAVALLVAVFAFIAMRDTPQSTGLPPIEKYKNDYPEGYDASHEEEFSAKDIFVKYVLRNKMLWFIALANVFVYLLRYGILDWAPTYLKEVKHFNFDKTSWAYFLYEWAGIPGTLLCGWMSDKIFRGNRGLTGMVFMALVTVATIVYWLNPPGNPMVDMISLFAIGFLIYGPVMLVGLQALELVPKKAAGTAAGFTGLFGYLGGSVAASAMMGYTVDYYGWDGGFILLVSACLLAMAFLAPTLWHKQIASQSREAVA; translated from the coding sequence ATGTTTGCTTTCTTTCGCCCTGCCGCACATCAGGCTCCATTGCCTGAAGAAAAAATAGACAGCACCTATCGACGCCTTCGCTGGCAGATCTTCGCCGGGATTTTCATTGGGTATGCGGGTTACTACCTGCTGCGCAAGAACTTCACCCTGGCGTTTCCGGATCTGATCGCCCAAGGCTATACAAAAGGCCAGCTGGGGGTGGCGGTGTCGGCGATCGCAATCGCCTACGGCCTTTCCAAGTTTTTGATGGGCATCGTGTCCGACCGCTCCAATCCTCGTTACTTCCTGCCCTTTGGCCTGATCGTGTCCGCCGGTGTCATGTTTGTTTTCGGTTTCGCACCGTGGGCAACCTCCAGCGTGACCATGATGTTCATCCTGTTGTTCATCAACGGCTGGGCCCAAGGCATGGGGTGGCCACCTAGCGGGCGCACCATGGTGCACTGGTGGTCGCAGAAAGAACGCGGTGGTGTGGTTTCGGTATGGAACACCGCCCACAACGTCGGCGGCGGCCTGATCGGTCCACTGGCAATACTTGGCATGGGCTGGTTCAACGACTGGCACAGCAAATTCTACGTACCGGCAGCGGTGGCGCTGCTGGTCGCTGTATTTGCCTTCATTGCCATGCGCGACACGCCGCAATCGACCGGCTTGCCACCCATCGAGAAGTACAAGAACGATTACCCGGAAGGCTACGATGCCAGCCACGAAGAAGAATTCAGCGCCAAGGACATCTTCGTCAAATACGTGCTGCGCAACAAAATGCTCTGGTTCATCGCGCTGGCCAACGTCTTCGTCTACTTGTTGCGTTACGGCATCCTGGATTGGGCGCCGACCTACCTTAAAGAGGTCAAGCACTTCAACTTCGACAAGACGTCCTGGGCTTACTTCCTGTACGAGTGGGCCGGCATTCCCGGCACGCTTCTGTGCGGGTGGATGTCGGACAAGATCTTCCGGGGCAACCGTGGCCTGACGGGCATGGTGTTCATGGCATTGGTGACCGTTGCGACGATCGTTTACTGGCTGAATCCGCCGGGCAACCCGATGGTCGATATGATCTCGCTGTTCGCGATCGGCTTTCTGATCTACGGTCCGGTCATGCTGGTGGGTCTGCAGGCACTGGAACTGGTGCCCAAGAAAGCGGCGGGCACGGCTGCCGGCTTCACCGGTCTGTTTGGTTATCTCGGTGGTTCGGTCGCGGCCAGTGCCATGATGGGCTACACGGTGGACTATTACGGCTGGGATGGCGGTTTCATCCTACTGGTTAGCGCTTGCCTGCTGGCGATGGCCTTCCTCGCGCCAACCCTGTGGCACAAGCAAATCGCCAGTCAGAGCCGCGAAGCGGTCGCCTGA
- a CDS encoding gamma-glutamylcyclotransferase has translation MTAIESAITCALYPPRLELGPQLTREQLLASMQLTMSLHQGGPVWLFAYGSLIWRPECTAVERMRGRVHGYHRGLYLWSHEHRGTPELPGLVFGLDRGGSCSGFAYRLPQENLEDSLFALWQREMPVPSYRPHWLTCRLEDGSRVQALGFVLERHLPSYAGNLPDHVLSQVFESACGRYGTTRDYVEQTIHALRSHAMPDRNLEARLKRCKSALDQATASRL, from the coding sequence ATGACCGCTATCGAATCCGCCATTACCTGTGCCCTGTATCCACCACGACTGGAACTGGGGCCGCAGCTGACCCGTGAGCAACTGCTCGCCTCGATGCAATTGACCATGAGCCTCCACCAGGGCGGTCCGGTCTGGCTCTTCGCGTACGGTTCATTGATCTGGCGGCCCGAATGCACGGCGGTGGAGCGGATGCGCGGCCGGGTCCATGGTTATCATCGCGGTTTGTACCTGTGGTCCCACGAGCATCGCGGTACACCGGAGTTGCCGGGGCTGGTGTTCGGGCTGGATCGCGGCGGTTCGTGCAGCGGTTTCGCCTACCGATTGCCGCAGGAGAATCTCGAGGACTCGCTGTTTGCCCTGTGGCAGCGCGAGATGCCGGTCCCGTCCTATCGTCCGCACTGGCTCACTTGCCGTCTCGAGGATGGCAGCCGGGTGCAAGCCTTGGGGTTCGTGCTGGAGCGACACCTGCCCAGCTATGCCGGCAACCTGCCGGACCATGTGCTGAGCCAAGTGTTCGAAAGCGCCTGTGGGCGTTACGGCACCACTCGCGATTACGTCGAGCAGACCATCCACGCCCTGCGCAGCCACGCCATGCCAGACCGGAATCTGGAGGCGCGGCTCAAGCGCTGCAAATCAGCGCTGGATCAGGCGACCGCTTCGCGGCTCTGA
- a CDS encoding CDP-6-deoxy-delta-3,4-glucoseen reductase → MRVTLQPSGAVLEIRPAERILDGARRLGYECPQSCRNGNCHVCGALLVEGRVEQAGEVRDHGEIFTCIAEPLEDCVVLWDGVLSPGELPVRNLACQVVECADVGGDVWRVRLRAPAGKPPRYHAGQYLMIERENGEKSAFSLASAPHSGRELQLHVLVRESSAQALLEQLRRNPSVRIEMPFGDTHLSELPDGPLVLIAAGTGMAQMHSLIEHCRAAGFKHPVHLYWGVRRPEDFYEIEHWDEWKKLPNLFLHKVVSDLCGWEGRCGMLHEAVCEDIRDLCGVHVYASGSPAMIYATLDALVEAGMDAHQMRADVFAYAPRA, encoded by the coding sequence ATGCGTGTAACCTTGCAGCCTTCCGGGGCGGTGCTGGAGATTCGGCCCGCCGAGCGGATTCTCGATGGTGCGCGGCGCCTGGGCTATGAATGCCCGCAAAGCTGCCGCAACGGCAACTGCCACGTCTGTGGCGCGTTGTTGGTGGAAGGCCGTGTGGAACAGGCGGGCGAGGTGCGCGATCACGGTGAGATCTTCACCTGCATCGCCGAGCCGCTGGAGGACTGCGTGGTGTTGTGGGATGGCGTGCTGTCGCCGGGTGAGCTGCCGGTACGCAACCTGGCGTGCCAGGTGGTCGAGTGCGCCGACGTGGGGGGCGATGTCTGGCGGGTGCGCCTGCGTGCGCCGGCCGGCAAGCCGCCACGCTATCACGCCGGGCAGTACCTGATGATCGAACGGGAGAACGGCGAAAAATCGGCCTTCTCCCTGGCCTCGGCACCGCATTCGGGGCGCGAGCTGCAATTGCACGTATTGGTGCGCGAAAGCAGTGCACAAGCCTTGCTGGAGCAACTGCGACGCAACCCCAGCGTGCGTATCGAGATGCCTTTTGGCGACACGCATTTGTCCGAACTGCCGGACGGACCGTTGGTGTTGATCGCCGCCGGAACCGGCATGGCGCAGATGCACAGCCTGATCGAGCATTGCCGGGCGGCGGGTTTCAAGCACCCGGTGCACCTGTATTGGGGGGTGCGCCGGCCGGAAGATTTCTATGAAATCGAGCATTGGGACGAATGGAAAAAACTGCCGAACCTGTTCCTGCACAAAGTCGTCAGCGACTTGTGCGGCTGGGAAGGGCGCTGCGGCATGCTCCATGAGGCCGTGTGCGAGGACATCCGCGATCTTTGCGGCGTGCACGTCTACGCCAGCGGCTCGCCGGCCATGATCTACGCCACGCTCGATGCGCTGGTGGAAGCTGGAATGGACGCCCACCAAATGCGCGCCGACGTGTTTGCGTATGCGCCGCGGGCTTGA
- the ubiD gene encoding 4-hydroxy-3-polyprenylbenzoate decarboxylase → MQYRDLRDFISGLEQRGELKRIQVPVSPVLEMTEVCDRTLRAKGPALLFENPTGYDIPVLGNLFGTPERVALGMGAEAVSELREIGKLLAFLKEPEPPKGLKDAWSKLPIFRKIIAMAPKVVKDAICQEVVIEGDDVDLAMLPVQTCWPGDVGPLITWGLTVTKGPNKDRQNLGIYRQQVIGRNKVIMRWLSHRGGALDYREWCEKHPGQPFPVSVALGADPATILGAVTPVPDSLSEYAFAGLLRGNRTELVKCRGNDLQVPATAEIILEGVIHPGEMADEGPYGDHTGYYNEVDSFPVFTVERITHRIKPIYHSTYTGRPPDEPAILGVALNEVFVPILQKQFPEITDFYLPPEGCSYRMAVVTMKKSYPGHAKRVMLGVWSFLRQFMYTKFVIVTDDDINARDWNDVIWAITTRMDPKRDTVMIENTPIDYLDFASPVSGLGSKMGLDATHKWPGETTREWGRVIVKDEAVTQRIDAIWNQLGID, encoded by the coding sequence ATGCAGTATCGCGACTTGCGCGACTTTATCAGCGGGCTGGAACAGCGCGGCGAACTCAAGCGCATCCAGGTGCCGGTGTCCCCCGTCCTGGAAATGACCGAGGTCTGCGACCGCACCCTGCGCGCCAAAGGCCCAGCGTTATTGTTCGAAAACCCGACGGGGTATGACATTCCGGTGCTGGGCAACCTCTTCGGCACGCCGGAGCGCGTGGCCCTGGGCATGGGCGCCGAAGCCGTCAGCGAGCTGCGTGAAATCGGCAAGCTGCTGGCGTTCCTCAAGGAGCCCGAGCCGCCCAAAGGCTTGAAGGACGCCTGGTCCAAGCTGCCGATTTTCCGCAAGATCATTGCCATGGCGCCGAAAGTCGTCAAGGACGCGATCTGCCAGGAAGTGGTGATCGAGGGCGACGATGTCGACCTGGCCATGCTCCCGGTGCAGACCTGCTGGCCGGGCGACGTGGGCCCGCTGATCACCTGGGGCCTGACCGTTACCAAAGGCCCGAACAAGGACCGCCAGAACCTGGGTATCTATCGTCAGCAGGTGATTGGCCGCAACAAAGTCATCATGCGCTGGTTGAGTCATCGCGGCGGTGCACTGGACTACCGTGAGTGGTGTGAAAAACACCCCGGCCAGCCCTTCCCGGTGTCGGTGGCCCTGGGCGCGGACCCGGCGACCATCCTCGGCGCCGTCACGCCTGTGCCCGACAGCCTCTCCGAATATGCGTTCGCCGGCCTGTTGCGCGGCAACCGTACCGAGCTGGTGAAATGCCGCGGCAATGACCTGCAAGTGCCGGCCACCGCCGAGATCATCCTCGAAGGGGTGATCCATCCTGGCGAGATGGCCGATGAAGGCCCGTATGGCGACCACACCGGCTACTACAACGAAGTCGACAGCTTCCCGGTGTTCACCGTCGAGCGCATCACCCATCGGATCAAGCCGATTTACCACAGCACCTATACCGGTCGTCCGCCCGATGAGCCGGCCATTCTTGGCGTGGCGCTGAACGAAGTGTTCGTGCCTATCCTGCAGAAGCAGTTTCCGGAAATCACCGATTTCTATTTGCCGCCGGAAGGCTGTTCGTATCGCATGGCCGTGGTGACCATGAAGAAGTCGTATCCGGGACACGCCAAGCGGGTGATGCTGGGGGTCTGGTCGTTTTTGCGACAGTTCATGTATACCAAGTTCGTTATCGTCACCGACGACGATATCAACGCACGGGACTGGAACGACGTGATCTGGGCCATCACCACGCGCATGGACCCCAAGCGCGACACGGTGATGATCGAGAATACGCCGATCGACTACCTCGACTTCGCCTCGCCGGTGTCTGGCCTGGGGTCGAAGATGGGGCTCGATGCCACGCATAAGTGGCCCGGTGAAACCACCCGTGAGTGGGGCCGGGTTATCGTCAAGGATGAAGCCGTTACCCAACGGATCGATGCCATCTGGAATCAGTTAGGAATAGATTGA